From Solanum lycopersicum chromosome 8, SLM_r2.1, the proteins below share one genomic window:
- the p69F gene encoding subtilisin-like protease precursor, whose amino-acid sequence MMAQYSSVLTIIGLICVLFSFTTHAAEQNNSQIYIVHCEFPSGERTAEYQDLESWYLSFLPTTTSVSSREAPRLIYSYRNVLTGFAAKLSEEDIKEMEKKEGFVSARPQQFVSLHTTHSVNFLGLQQNMGFWKDSNYGKGVIIGVLDTGILPDHPSFSDVGMPTPPAKWKGVCESNFMNKCNKKLIGARSYQLGNGSPIDGNGHGTHTASTAAGAFVKGANVYGNANGTAVGVAPLAHIAIYKVCGSDGKCSDSDILAAMDSAIDDGVDIISMSLGGGPVPFHSDNIALGAYSATERGILVSASAGNSGPSLITAGNTAPWILTVGASTTDRKIKVTVTLGNTEEFEGEASYRPQISDSKFFTLYDASKGKGDPSKTPYCKPGSLTDPAIKGKIVICYPGVVSKVVKGQAVKDAGGVGMIAINLPEDGVTKSADAHVLPALEVSAADGIRILTYTNSISNPTAKITFQGTIIGDENAPIVASFSSRGPNKPSPGILKPDIIGPGVNILAAWPTSVDDNKKTKSTFNIISGTSMSCPHLSGVAALLKSTHPDWSPAAIKSAIMTTAYTLNLASSPILDERLLPADIFAIGAGHVNPSSANDPGLVYDTPSEDYFPYLCGLRYTNAQVSKLLQRKVNCLEVKSIPEAELNYPSFSIFGLGSTPQTYTRTVTNVGDVASSYKVEIASPIGVAIEVVPTELNFSKLNQKLTYQVTFSKTTSSSEVVVVEGFLKWTSTRHSVRSPIAVVLV is encoded by the coding sequence ATGATGGCTCAATACAGTTCAGTTCTTACTATAATTGGGCTGATTTGTGTGCTCTTTTCATTTACTACTCATGCAGCTGAACAGAACAATTCACAAATCTATATTGTTCATTGTGAGTTCCCTTCTGGGGAAAGGACTGCAGAATACCAAGATTTAGAAAGCTGGTATCTTTCTTTCTTGCCTACAACAACCTCCGTTAGTTCTCGTGAGGCACCACGTTTGATATATTCCTATCGAAATGTCTTAACAGGCTTTGCAGCTAAGTTATCAGAAGAAGATATAAAGGAAATGGAAAAAAAGGAAGGATTTGTTTCTGCACGCCCCCAGCAGTTTGTTAGTTTACACACCACACATAGTGTCAATTTCTTGGGATTGCAACAGAACATGGGGTTCTGGAAAGACTCTAATTATGGGAAAGGTGTGATCATCGGAGTTCTAGACACTGGAATTCTTCCTGACCATCCTTCATTTAGTGACGTTGGGATGCCTACCCCACCTGCTAAGTGGAAAGGAGTTTGTGAGTCAAATTTTATGAACAAGTGTAACAAAAAGCTCATTGGAGCGAGGTCTTACCAACTTGGCAATGGTTCCCCGATAGATGGTAATGGACACGGTACACACACAGCAAGCACAGCTGCAGGAGCCTTTGTGAAAGGTGCTAATGTATATGGCAATGCTAATGGAACTGCAGTTGGTGTTGCACCTCTTGCCCATATAGCCATATATAAGGTATGTGGTTCCGATGGCAAGTGTTCTGACAGCGATATTTTAGCTGCCATGGATTCAGCTATAGATGATGGAGTAGATATTATTTCAATGTCCCTTGGTGGAGGTCCAGTCCCTTTCCATAGTGACAATATTGCTCTCGGGGCATACAGTGCAACAGAAAGAGGGATTCTTGTAAGTGCCTCTGCTGGAAATAGTGGTCCATCCCTTATCACAGCAGGGAACACCGCCCCTTGGATTCTTACGGTAGGCGCCAGCACTACTGATAGAAAGATAAAAGTTACTGTTACACTTGGAAATACAGAGGAATTTGAAGGGGAAGCTTCTTATCGTCCACAGATTTCCGACTCAAAATTCTTCACTCTGTATGATGCTTCAAAAGGTAAAGGTGATCCATCTAAAACCCCTTACTGCAAACCAGGGTCACTCACTGACCCTGCAATAAAAGGAAAGATAGTCATATGTTATCCAGGTGTCGTTTCTAAGGTTGTAAAAGGACAAGCTGTGAAGGATGCTGGAGGTGTTGGTATGATTGCCATCAACCTGCCAGAAGATGGTGTCACAAAATCAGCTGATGCTCATGTTCTTCCAGCTTTGGAGGTTTCAGCTGCAGATGGAATCAGAATTCTTACTTATACAAACTCAATATCAAACCCTACAGCTAAAATCACATTCCAAGGAACAATAATTGGAGATGAAAACGCTCCCATAGTTGCTTCATTTTCTTCTCGCGGACCAAATAAACCTAGTCCTGGCATCTTGAAACCTGACATAATCGGTCCTGGTGTTAATATCCTTGCTGCTTGGCCTACCTCCGTGGATGACAACAAAAAAACCAAATCCACATTCAATATTATATCAGGCACCTCGATGTCTTGCCCTCACCTTAGTGGCGTAGCAGCTCTGCTGAAGAGCACACATCCTGATTGGTCTCCTGCTGCTATTAAGTCTGCAATCATGACAACCGCTTACACTTTAAACCTTGCCAGTAGTCCAATACTAGATGAAAGGTTACTTCCTGCAGACATCTTTGCAATTGGTGCAGGACACGTTAATCCATCAAGTGCAAATGATCCAGGACTAGTTTATGATACCCCCTCCGAGGACTATTTCCCGTATTTATGTGGTTTGAGGTACACAAATGCACAGGTAAGTAAACTGTTACAACGCAAGGTAAATTGCTTAGAAGTAAAGAGTATCCCTGAAGCAGAATTAAACTATCCTTCGTTTTCCATATTTGGACTTGGATCAACTCCTCAGACATACACAAGAACTGTGACCAACGTTGGTGATGTTGCATCATCTTACAAAGTGGAGATAGCTTCACCTATAGGAGTTGCCATAGAAGTTGTACCCACAGAACTAAATTTCTCCAAGTTGAACCAGAAGTTAACATACCAAGTGACATTTTCCAAGACAACCAGCAGTTCAGAAGTTGTGGTTGTTGAGGGATTCTTGAAGTGGACTTCTACTAGGCACTCTGTGAGAAGTCCAATTGCAGTTGTATTGGTCTAG